A window of the Choristoneura fumiferana chromosome 30, NRCan_CFum_1, whole genome shotgun sequence genome harbors these coding sequences:
- the asf1 gene encoding histone chaperone asf1: MAKVHITNVVVFDNPSPFLNPFQFELTFECIEDLKEDLEWKMIYVGSAETEEHDQVLDTIHVGPIPEGRHMFVFQAPPPDVTRIPENDALGVTVVLLTCSYRGQEFVRVGYFINNEYAESEPELRENPPAKPQFDKVVRNILASEPRVTRFKINWAEPDAAAALDSGDGNLEMTAPSNDSYGASFNADSQISGIEFQGSLSGYGDNSNSIAPMEC, from the coding sequence ATGGCGAAAGTGCACATAACCAATGTCGTTGTTTTCGACAACCCGAGTCCTTTTCTCAATCCGTTCCAATTCGAATTAACCTTTGAATGCATAGAGGatttaaaagaagatttagaatgGAAGATGATTTACGTGGGATCAGCAGAGACGGAGGAACATGATCAGGTTCTGGACACTATTCACGTCGGTCCGATTCCGGAGGGACGACACATGTTTGTATTCCAAGCGCCACCTCCCGACGTGACCCGTATACCAGAAAACGACGCTTTAGGCGTCACGGTGGTGCTACTAACGTGTTCGTACAGAGGTCAAGAATTCGTTCGAGTCGGATATTTCATAAACAATGAATACGCTGAAAGTGAACCGGAATTACGTGAAAATCCCCCCGCGAAGCCCCAATTTGACAAAGTAGTACGGAATATCCTGGCTTCTGAGCCTAGAGTGACCAGGTTTAAGATTAACTGGGCGGAACCTGATGCAGCAGCTGCCTTGGACTCTGGTGATGGCAATTTGGAAATGACAGCACCAAGCAATGATTCTTATGGAGCATCTTTCAATGCGGACAGTCAGATCAGTGGGATAGAGTTCCAAGGCAGTTTGAGCGGGTATGGggataattcaaattcaatagcGCCTATGGAGTGCTGA